The proteins below are encoded in one region of Equus przewalskii isolate Varuska chromosome 1, EquPr2, whole genome shotgun sequence:
- the MORN4 gene encoding MORN repeat-containing protein 4, producing the protein MTLTKGSFTYSSGEEYRGEWKEGRRHGFGQLMFADGGTYLGHFENGLFNGFGVLTFSDGSRYEGEFAQGKFNGVGVFIRHDNMTFEGEFKNGRVDGFGLLTFPDGSHGVPRNEGLFENNKLLRREKCSAVVQRAQSASKSARNLTA; encoded by the exons ATGACCCTGACGAAAGGTTCCTTCACCTACTCCAGTGGGGAGGAATATCGTGGCGAGTGGAAGGAGG GCCGCAGACATGGTTTTGGTCAACTGATGTTTGCAGATGGTGGCACATACCTGGGTCATTTTGAGAATGGGCTCTTTAATGGCTTTGGGGTACTGACCTTCTCAGATGGCTCAAG GTATGAGGGCGAGTTTGCCCAGGGCAAGTTTAATGGTGTTGGAGTCTTCATTCGACACGACAACATGACCTTTGAGGGGGAATTTAAAAATGGCAGAGTCGATGGTTTTG GCCTGCTGACCTTCCCTGATGGTTCTCATGGAGTACCCCGCAACGAAGGTCTGTTTGAGAACAACAAGCTGCTGCGGCGTGAGAAGTGTTCAGCGGTCGTCCAGCGTGCCCAGAGCGCCTCCAAGTCCGCCAGGAACCTCACTGCCTGA